In Lotus japonicus ecotype B-129 chromosome 5, LjGifu_v1.2, one genomic interval encodes:
- the LOC130719535 gene encoding uncharacterized protein LOC130719535: protein MKIEKILRSITCTENHKVTYTGYLLTREAENWWTYAKERLLQTNQAINWAVFKGAFMEKYFPEDVKRRKEVEFLEFKQGTMSVGQYAAKFEELAQFHSSYCDVANENSKCIKFENGLRPDIKAAIGYQQIRNFYALVDKCRIYKRDDKAKEYL, encoded by the coding sequence ATGAAGATTGAGAAGATCCTTCGTTCGATCACTTGCACTGAAAACCATAAGGTAACGTATACCGGTTACTTGCTAACTAGAGAAGCTGAAAATTGGTGGACTTATGCCAAGGAGAGACTACTTCAGACAAACCAAGCAATCAATTGGGCAGTATTCAAAGGAGCATTcatggaaaagtattttcctgaGGATGTAAAGAGGAGGAAGGAGGTCGAATTCCTTGAGTTTAAACAAGGAACCATGTCTGTTGGTCAGTATGCAGCCAAGTTTGAGGAGTTGGCTCAATTCCATTCGTCTTACTGCGATGTTGCAAATGAGAACTCTAAATGCATCAAATTTGAGAATGGATTAAGGCCTGATATAAAAGCTGCTATTGGATACCAACAGATACGCAACTTCTATGCGCTTGTGGATAAGTGCAGAATTTATAAGAGGGACGACAAAGCGAAGGAGTatctgtaa